The Caldisericota bacterium genome includes a window with the following:
- a CDS encoding biotin--[acetyl-CoA-carboxylase] ligase, protein MFKTVIYLKKVGSTMTAAKQLLSILEPPFIVLAESQTSGHGQRSRKWLSPEGGLWFTEVFYTERILGLSLFMSIPILRVLKKYDPEIKVKWPNDLYLNNKKIAGILTKTSRNIAFVGIGINAENDIPAEAKKYAISLKELENINKTKIFEGIKEEEEKLLPVFNKNGFATFRNEYEDHLIFMNKNITVKSESVTYGKVLGVTDLGELILETASGTKKNCSRDCVKFLSFRIIFT, encoded by the coding sequence ATGTTTAAAACTGTTATTTATTTAAAAAAAGTCGGCAGCACGATGACTGCTGCAAAACAATTGCTCTCAATACTGGAACCACCATTTATCGTTTTAGCTGAATCACAAACATCCGGGCATGGACAGAGAAGTAGGAAATGGCTTTCTCCAGAGGGAGGATTATGGTTCACGGAAGTGTTTTACACTGAAAGAATTTTAGGTTTATCCCTTTTTATGTCGATACCTATTCTGCGAGTTCTTAAAAAATATGACCCGGAAATTAAAGTAAAATGGCCAAATGATCTATATCTAAATAACAAGAAAATTGCAGGAATACTTACAAAAACATCACGCAATATTGCATTTGTAGGTATAGGAATAAATGCTGAGAATGATATTCCTGCTGAAGCCAAGAAGTATGCAATTAGTTTAAAAGAATTGGAAAATATAAACAAGACAAAAATATTTGAAGGAATAAAAGAAGAAGAAGAAAAACTTCTTCCAGTATTCAACAAAAATGGATTTGCCACGTTTAGAAATGAATATGAAGACCATCTAATTTTTATGAACAAAAACATTACTGTAAAAAGCGAAAGCGTTACTTACGGGAAAGTATTGGGAGTTACTGACTTAGGGGAACTCATTCTAGAAACGGCGAGTGGAACAAAAAAAAATTGTTCAAGGGACTGTGTTAAATTTCTGAGTTTTCGCATAATTTTTACTTGA
- a CDS encoding MogA/MoaB family molybdenum cofactor biosynthesis protein codes for MITVAIIITSDTRSTGIKREETVPILSKFFASQGWELVDACVIPDEYEKIKDKIVYYADQLGVDLILTSGGTGFSKRDVTPEATRAVIEKETPGFSEIIRLESFKPTKKAILSRAIAGIRGTTLIINLPGNPQGAIDSLNIIKEAIPHGIDIIKGKGEPHTKHE; via the coding sequence ATGATTACAGTGGCAATTATTATAACAAGTGATACAAGAAGCACGGGAATAAAAAGGGAAGAAACGGTTCCTATATTAAGCAAGTTTTTTGCAAGTCAGGGTTGGGAGCTTGTAGATGCTTGTGTAATTCCTGACGAATATGAAAAAATCAAGGATAAGATAGTTTATTATGCAGATCAGCTGGGGGTAGATTTAATTTTAACGAGTGGAGGAACTGGTTTTTCAAAAAGAGATGTTACTCCAGAGGCGACTAGAGCTGTTATCGAAAAAGAGACTCCAGGATTTTCAGAAATAATTAGATTGGAATCTTTCAAACCAACAAAAAAAGCTATTTTATCAAGAGCTATAGCAGGAATTCGGGGCACTACCCTCATAATAAATCTTCCGGGGAATCCACAGGGTGCAATAGATTCATTAAATATCATTAAAGAAGCTATCCCCCATGGTATAGATATTATCAAAGGAAAAGGCGAACCACATACTAAACACGAATAA
- a CDS encoding ROK family protein has protein sequence MKTKSFLGIDFGGTKINFVLLKNNEIFYKRRILTGKIASGDDIVRKILTGVTKIEQKTSILPSAIGIGLAGMVNHTSGQITFLPNIGKIKDFPIIEHLSKKISVPAFLENDVNTALLGEACIGAAQNKQNVVFVSVGTGIGGAILIAGRIYTGKKGLAGEIGHLTVQENGLLCNCGKRGCLETVASGKGIERYVTSEITKGKKTEMIDCKITAKKIAQFAKRGDKLALQAYDQASHYLGKICGNIINILNPEIIIFGGGVVESGLILRNTIRETKNYAMPSSLKDIKIVRSVLKNDAGAIGAAFLAKILKSKRDIYI, from the coding sequence ATGAAAACAAAATCTTTTCTTGGTATTGATTTTGGCGGGACTAAAATCAATTTTGTCCTACTAAAGAATAATGAAATATTTTATAAAAGGAGAATCTTAACAGGAAAAATAGCTTCAGGAGATGACATTGTTCGAAAAATCCTTACAGGTGTAACAAAAATAGAGCAAAAGACTTCAATTCTTCCTTCTGCAATAGGTATTGGGCTGGCAGGAATGGTTAATCACACATCGGGGCAAATTACCTTCCTTCCAAATATTGGAAAAATAAAAGATTTTCCTATTATCGAGCACCTTTCAAAAAAAATAAGTGTCCCCGCCTTTCTTGAAAACGACGTCAACACTGCACTTTTAGGAGAAGCTTGTATAGGAGCAGCACAAAATAAGCAAAATGTAGTCTTTGTTTCTGTGGGCACTGGTATCGGAGGTGCAATTCTAATTGCCGGTAGAATTTATACCGGGAAAAAAGGACTTGCAGGCGAAATAGGCCACTTAACTGTTCAAGAAAATGGTCTTCTATGTAACTGCGGGAAAAGAGGCTGCCTGGAAACAGTTGCTTCAGGAAAAGGAATTGAGCGGTACGTAACTAGCGAGATAACAAAAGGAAAAAAAACAGAAATGATAGACTGCAAAATTACAGCAAAAAAGATAGCGCAATTTGCAAAACGTGGGGATAAGCTGGCTCTTCAAGCTTATGACCAAGCTTCACATTATCTAGGAAAAATATGCGGAAATATCATAAACATATTAAACCCGGAAATAATCATATTTGGAGGCGGAGTAGTTGAGTCCGGACTCATTTTGAGAAACACAATAAGGGAGACAAAAAATTATGCCATGCCATCATCTCTTAAAGACATTAAAATCGTGCGCTCTGTGCTAAAAAATGATGCAGGCGCAATTGGCGCAGCATTTCTTGCAAAGATTCTTAAATCTAAAAGAGATATCTATATCTAA
- a CDS encoding tyrosine-type recombinase/integrase, giving the protein MDKKEMKLDSKKFIKNKESFIRGYLSHISKKGYSYHTIQNREWILREFLKDFNIPNKDSVYKFIEKERWNKNSKAQIVYVLKAFGKWITKEHNINFDIPSSLQQPKKVPVYLSNNEVMKLRNACKKIRDKAIIDMLLFTGIKPSELYNLDINDVNLKSGRMNIAEKGKNKREIPIDKALKNTLQSYMQWREVHTHSNALFISNRGTRLSKIEIYAIIKRRAKNAGIDKKTSPHTLRHTFAVLLMQNKADILTMQKLLGHKNPKTTSIYAHLSEQAKKSN; this is encoded by the coding sequence ATGGATAAAAAAGAAATGAAATTAGATTCAAAAAAATTCATAAAAAATAAAGAGAGCTTTATTAGGGGTTACCTTTCTCATATTTCCAAGAAAGGTTATTCATACCACACGATACAAAATAGAGAATGGATACTTCGAGAATTCTTGAAAGATTTTAATATTCCTAACAAAGATTCTGTTTATAAGTTTATAGAGAAAGAGCGGTGGAACAAAAATTCAAAAGCACAAATTGTATATGTTTTAAAAGCCTTTGGTAAATGGATTACAAAAGAACACAACATAAATTTTGACATTCCTTCTTCCCTACAACAACCAAAAAAAGTTCCTGTCTACCTTTCTAACAATGAGGTTATGAAACTAAGAAATGCTTGCAAAAAAATTAGAGATAAAGCTATTATCGACATGCTTCTTTTTACAGGAATAAAACCATCTGAGCTTTATAATCTGGATATAAACGATGTAAACCTCAAATCTGGCAGAATGAACATAGCAGAAAAAGGTAAAAACAAGCGAGAGATTCCAATAGACAAAGCGCTGAAAAACACGCTACAGTCATATATGCAGTGGAGAGAAGTGCATACACATAGTAATGCACTGTTTATATCAAACAGAGGCACACGATTAAGCAAGATAGAGATATATGCCATTATCAAGAGAAGAGCCAAAAATGCAGGAATAGATAAAAAAACTTCACCACATACGCTTAGACATACATTTGCGGTCCTTCTCATGCAAAACAAAGCGGATATTTTAACGATGCAAAAGTTATTGGGCCATAAGAATCCAAAAACTACCTCTATATATGCACACCTCTCTGAACAGGCAAAGAAGAGCAATTGA
- a CDS encoding type II toxin-antitoxin system Phd/YefM family antitoxin, which yields MLKAINATEGKKKFLELLDSCKEQPFLIIRKGKPTAVLMDSGLYESIMETIKFYAYPEIAKEIKEWKKR from the coding sequence ATGTTAAAAGCGATCAATGCAACAGAGGGAAAAAAGAAATTTCTCGAGCTTCTGGATAGTTGTAAAGAACAACCCTTTCTCATTATACGAAAAGGGAAACCAACTGCAGTCTTGATGGATAGCGGGCTGTACGAATCAATTATGGAAACGATTAAATTTTATGCATATCCTGAAATTGCTAAAGAAATTAAAGAATGGAAGAAAAGATAA
- a CDS encoding NTP transferase domain-containing protein, which translates to MEEKINLLTENSIITFKNDGIILSSYGKELSYFKYADIQTPYFSLIILAGRERNLKRVKKIITTYSALSVIREVIIVGNKSQSTDVIAELSNVKFTKNEKPNDPISVSVKKGICLLSNHSEFNVIVFANRKILSEKKMNKFMHIVHSQNIGVAVLVEKGKRTHPIIFSTKALQKIRKVRKEQGIRYFIKKFSREVAL; encoded by the coding sequence ATGGAAGAAAAGATAAATCTTCTAACCGAGAACTCAATAATTACCTTTAAAAATGACGGAATTATACTTTCTTCCTACGGAAAGGAGCTATCTTATTTTAAATATGCGGATATCCAAACGCCATATTTTTCACTAATTATCCTCGCAGGGAGAGAGAGAAATTTAAAGAGAGTAAAAAAAATTATCACAACCTATTCTGCACTTTCCGTGATTAGAGAGGTAATTATTGTTGGAAATAAAAGTCAGTCAACTGATGTAATTGCAGAGCTGTCAAATGTAAAATTTACAAAAAATGAAAAACCAAATGACCCTATTTCTGTGTCAGTAAAAAAAGGAATTTGCCTCTTAAGTAATCATTCTGAATTTAACGTTATTGTCTTTGCAAATAGAAAAATTCTATCTGAAAAAAAAATGAATAAATTTATGCACATAGTGCATTCACAAAATATAGGTGTTGCAGTACTAGTTGAAAAAGGAAAAAGAACGCATCCTATTATCTTTAGTACAAAGGCACTTCAAAAGATAAGGAAAGTACGAAAAGAACAGGGTATACGATATTTCATAAAAAAATTTTCTAGGGAGGTAGCGTTATGA
- a CDS encoding ABC transporter substrate-binding protein, producing the protein MKKLAMIMMAILFIFTAGCKTSVETLNIAVELNDHAASAYIAKDRDDFNKYGIEVDLFEQYDTGMALAAALARGDINVGYICVIPAIISYSRGVPIKIVSLTHQYGYELVSKQGIKSVQELDGKKVACPKEGSSANFVMKLVEEQYDIKFNVLGTKPLVAMSALSNGSVDAVFIPEHYASILVSQGFKILLRAQDVFPEMPGSCIVVKNDIIETKPVVVKELVKLNIAETNFINKNQNEAAKILSGYLNTDEIIIENSMKNIAYTNSLNVANIQFVIDKLADWGYIDKRFNAEDAIWAGN; encoded by the coding sequence ATGAAAAAATTGGCAATGATTATGATGGCAATATTATTTATCTTTACAGCAGGATGTAAAACTTCGGTCGAAACACTTAATATTGCGGTGGAATTAAACGACCATGCTGCATCTGCATATATTGCAAAGGATAGGGACGATTTTAACAAGTATGGTATTGAGGTAGATTTATTTGAACAGTATGATACAGGGATGGCTCTTGCTGCGGCTCTTGCTAGAGGAGATATCAATGTCGGATATATTTGCGTTATTCCCGCTATTATTTCATACTCGCGTGGAGTTCCAATAAAAATTGTTTCTCTTACACACCAATACGGCTATGAACTTGTATCAAAGCAAGGAATAAAGAGCGTACAAGAGCTCGATGGAAAAAAAGTTGCATGCCCTAAAGAAGGAAGCAGTGCAAACTTTGTTATGAAACTTGTGGAAGAACAATATGATATAAAATTTAATGTACTGGGGACAAAGCCTCTTGTTGCAATGTCTGCTTTGAGTAATGGTTCTGTAGATGCTGTGTTTATTCCCGAGCATTATGCTTCAATACTTGTTTCACAAGGATTCAAAATACTTCTTCGCGCTCAAGATGTTTTTCCTGAGATGCCCGGAAGTTGTATTGTTGTAAAAAATGATATCATCGAAACAAAACCTGTAGTTGTAAAAGAACTTGTAAAATTGAATATCGCAGAAACAAACTTTATCAATAAAAATCAGAACGAAGCAGCAAAGATTCTTTCTGGATACCTCAATACTGATGAGATTATTATTGAAAACTCTATGAAGAATATTGCTTATACAAATAGTTTAAATGTAGCAAATATTCAGTTTGTGATAGACAAACTTGCTGACTGGGGTTATATTGACAAACGATTTAACGCAGAGGATGCTATATGGGCAGGAAATTAA
- a CDS encoding ABC transporter permease, translating to MGRKLNSLLPIALFLLIWELVGRLPAVPTYLFPPFSSVIVKLFTVKGLLLENIFFTLFRVALGFVIGTVSGITIGLFAGINEKVNQFMTPIVSIIYPIPSIGWIPVLMIWFGISNSVPIIAIFICSFFPIFLNTVRGVKDIDQSIIYAAKTMGTSKTCLIRKIILPLALPNIFTGLKLESGMAIRTGVVAEMLAIPSGLGYLLMKGESLIDTQLIFVVLIAMGIISFVTDYIIRKVEVKLLTWKA from the coding sequence ATGGGCAGGAAATTAAATAGTTTACTGCCCATTGCTCTTTTTTTGCTTATATGGGAGCTTGTAGGAAGGCTTCCGGCTGTTCCTACATACCTTTTTCCGCCGTTTAGTAGTGTTATTGTTAAACTCTTCACGGTCAAAGGTTTATTGCTTGAAAATATCTTTTTTACTCTATTCCGGGTTGCACTAGGGTTTGTTATTGGCACAGTAAGTGGTATTACAATTGGCTTATTTGCCGGCATTAACGAAAAGGTAAATCAATTTATGACTCCGATTGTTTCGATTATATACCCTATCCCATCTATTGGTTGGATACCCGTGCTTATGATATGGTTTGGCATATCAAACAGTGTGCCAATTATTGCTATTTTTATTTGTTCCTTTTTTCCTATCTTTCTTAACACAGTAAGAGGCGTAAAGGATATTGATCAAAGTATAATTTATGCGGCAAAAACAATGGGAACTTCAAAAACTTGTCTTATAAGAAAAATTATTCTACCGCTTGCTCTGCCGAATATTTTTACAGGATTAAAGCTTGAAAGTGGAATGGCTATAAGAACGGGAGTTGTTGCGGAAATGCTAGCAATACCGTCTGGTTTAGGATATCTCCTGATGAAAGGAGAATCTTTAATTGATACACAACTTATATTTGTTGTTCTTATTGCAATGGGTATTATCTCTTTTGTTACCGATTATATAATACGAAAGGTAGAGGTAAAACTTCTCACATGGAAGGCTTAA